In the Flavobacterium sp. 90 genome, AATTTATAAATTTTATAATAATAGCTTAACTTTAAAGGTCCTAAATTTGAATTCTAACAACCTTATTTTTTAACAAATGAAACACTTTTACCAAACTCGCCATCTCATGGCCTTTTTAAGTCTTTTTTGGTGCTTCTCAATGTCCTTATTTGCACAAGGAACATCTCCGGCACCTCAAAATTTGCCTTATGTACAAGATTTTTCCTTATTAGAAGCGACCTCTACCGCATATCCCTCAGGATTACAGGGTTGGACAGCAAGTACAATTCCCGGAAGTTCATACAATACAAACGCTGTCTTAGTAGGAGATCGAGCGCTAACAGCCAGCAGCTCTGCTTCTACCACAAGTGGTAATATTCATAATTACAATGGAAAAATTGGATTTTTAAATTCCGGTTCATTAGACTTAACAATTGGTTTAGCAATTAACACATTGACAAAGTCAGGCATCGTAGTACAATATGATGCGATGGTAATTCGTAATCCTTATGACGGAACTGCCAACACTCGTATTAATGAAATGGTTTTGCAATATCGAATAGGAGAATCTTCAGTTTTTACTACTTTGCCTTCGACTTCATATTTAAGCAATACTGTTAAACAAACGACTTCCGGAGTTACTTCTCCTTTAAATCCCGTTACGATTAGTGTAATTTTACCGACTGAATGCGACAATCAGCCGGTTGTACAATTAAGATGGATTTCCAGACAAAATTCAGGCGCAGGTTCTCGTCCTTCTTTTGCTATTGATAATATTACGATTCAAAATGACACTACTCCGCCTGCATACGCTGATGGATATCCTAAAATAGAAAATATCCTATCCAATGGTTTTGATTTTTCAACTCAACTAAACGAAACTGGAAAAACATATTTTGTATTATTAGCATCAGGAAGTTCAAAACCAAGCGCTTCTCAAATCAAATCAGGTTTGGATGCCAATGGAAATGCCGCTTTACAATCTGGTATATTTGATGTGACCGACAAAACTTTGGCTTACACTAAAAGTATTTCCAATTTAACTATTGATACAGATTACGTTGTTTACGCTATTTCAGAAGATTCTTATGGCAATATTCAAACTGACAGTAATCAGCTGAATGTAAAAACCTCTAATGTTTTAGTACCTTCAATATCCATAACAAAGAATATAATAGATTTTGGTTTTTCAGAACAAAATTTTGCATCCAAAACAAGCAGTTATCAAATTCAGGCGCTTCATCTTAATGATGTAGTTACTGTTACTGCTTCAAATAATTTTACAATTTCAAAAAATCCAAATGATAGTTTCCAATCTTCTTTGGTTTTTAATGTACAAGATTTTGATACTAATAATACTCCAACGGTTTATGTGCGATTCACACCTAATGGAACTGGTAATTTTTCGGGACAAATAGACCATCAAACTTCAGGAGCAAGTACAAAAACGGTATTATTAACCGGTACAGGAATCAATCCTTATTCTCAAAATTTTAATGATGTAAATGTACTTACAAACAGTGGCTGGACTGCTTATAGCGTTGCAGGTGATAAAATTAAATGGGCAAGTACAAGCAGCCGTTTTAATAGTTCACCAGCAGCAGTCTCCATAAATGGTTATGCCGAAAACGGAGCTAGTAAGGATTGGTTAATTTCACCTCGATTACATTTAGATAGTTTCGATAAATTTCCATTATTATCTTTTTATTCCCGTAAATTCTATTCGGGTCCAAACTTAAAATTAATGGTTTCTGTTAATTATGACGGAACAAGCAGCCCTGAAACTGCTACATGGACAGAAATTGAAGGTGATTTCCCTTTAACTACAGGAGTTTTTAAAGCGTCTAACTTCATCAATTTAAGTGCTTATAAATCTGATAACACTTATATCGCGTGGGTATATGAAACTACTGCTTCAGGTGCAGATAATGCAGCCGAATGGACAATTGATGATGTAAGTATTACCAATGAAGCAACATTTTTAGCTTCTAATCCGAATTTAAATTTTAGCGAAACAAACGCAAATTCAACTTCAGACAGTCAATCGTTTATTTTCATGGCTGGAGGTTATGGTGATTTTACGATTTCTGCACCAACCAATTTTCAATTAGCGCTTGACAATACTAATTTTCAATCCAGTATTACTGTTTCTGCAAATGATGCATTAGTTGGTAAAACTATTTATGCACGTTTTGCTCCTTCAGTAAAAGCATTAAGTTTAGAAGGCTCTTTAACGGTTACATCTACCGGATTAAACCAACAAATAGGTCGTTTTACAGGTTCTTCTTTTCCAAAATCTGAAACTTTTGATATTGTAAGTTACAACTTAGAGTTTTTTGGAAGTGATGTAGTTGGAACAAGCGGAGAATTTGGTCCAATTGACGATGCATTGCAAGTTGAAAATGTAGCTAAAGTAATGAATAAATTAAACGCCGATGTTTATGTCGTTCAGGAAGTTTCTGATGAAGCTGCTTTGGAATCTTTGATTCAGAAAATAAGCGTAAATGGTAAAACATTTGACAAAAGTATTTCTCCGGCGTGGTCTTATTCATTTTCGCCACCAGATCCTCTTTTCCCTCCTCAAAAACTAGTGGTTATTTACAATACACAAACAACCAAAGTAAATAAAACACGCGTTATGTTTAACACTTTGTACGATAATATTCGTGCAGGAAATACCAGTTTACCTAATTATCCTGGTGGTAATAGTTCTAGTTTCTTTGCTTCCGGACGTTTGCCTTATTTAGTGAATGTTGAAACGAACATTAACGGCGTTAAAAAAGAAATCAACATTATCGATCTTCATGGTCGCGCCAATAGCGGAACTGATATTTCGAAATATAACATGCGTAAATACGACGCTGAATTATTAAAAGATAGTTTAGATGTAGAATTTCCTGATGCAAACTTTATGATTCTGGGAGATTATAATGATGATGTCGATGTATCTGTTATTACTCCGAATCCTTCTTCGTATCAAAAAATAGTAGAAGATACTGCTCGTTATAATGCTTTAACTTTAGAAATTAGTAAAGCAGGAGCTTATAGTTACTTAGCTTCGGGAGGATTTTTAGATCATATTATTATTTCTAATGAACTGACAAACGAGTATATTCCAAATTCTACTACTGTTTATGATCCGCGTTTGGATATTCCGAATTATGTGAATACAACCTCTGATCACGGACCTGTTATTGCACGTTTTGATTTTAAGAAAGCAGCGCAAAGCATAAACTTCCCTTCTATCACTATTACAGATGCTACATCTTATGATCTAAATGCTACAGCAACATCTAGTTTAGCAGTTACTTATGCAAGTTCTAATGAAGCTATTGCAAAAATTAGTAACGGAAAAATCCAGGTAATTAGCGCAGGAACAGTAACAATTACAGCTTCTCAATCAGGAAACGAATATTATTTGGCTGCAGCCGATGTTACTCAGTCTTTAACCATAACTGACACAAAATTACCTGTTATTACAGCACCTGCAACAATAACGCAAAGTAATGATACAGGAATATGCGGAGCAAAAATTACCTATGTAGCTCCAGTAGGAACCGACAATTTTCCGGGAGCAACTACGGTTCAAACTGCAGGATTAGCTTCTGGTACTGTATTTCCGGTTGGAGTAACAACAAATACATTTAAAGTAACTGATGCGTCTGGAAATACAGCAACAACCTCATTTAATGTAATTGTAAAAGACACTGAATTACCAATATTAAGCTGTCAGGAAAACATTATCCAGAAAAAAGATAACAGAATAAATGGTGCGGTAGTAACCTATTCTACTCCTTTAGCAACTGATAACTGTTCTGCTATTACCGTTACACAAACATCAGGATTGAAATCAGGAAGTGTTTTCCCAATGGGTATTACTACCAATACTTTCAAAGTAGTTGATGCAGCAGGAAATACAACAAGTTGTTCTTTTACTGTAAATATTGTAAAAACTTTACCACCAGATTGTGAACCAAACGGAGGAGTTTCGATAAAAGCATATCCTAATCCTGCAACTGACTTTGTCAATTTTACGGTTAAAGCAGACAAACCAAAAAATATGACAATAAAATTGTATGACATATTTGGATTTCAGGTTGTTACACCAGTAGAAATAACAGGAAATGCAACTGAAAACACCGTACAAATAGATATCAGTCGTCTTTGGAGAGGTATTTATATTTACACTTTAAGTAGTGGTAACAAAATACTATCTATTAATAAAATCATCAAAAAATAAAATAACTTACCTTATATTAAAAATGCCGGATTCCTTTAAAGAGTCCGGCATTTTTTGTATCCTGTAATTTTGGATTCTTTCGCATCTAGAGCTAAGTTTTGTCTAAAACAGATGCAACAAAATCTTTCTATTTTATAAGTACACTTTTATATTTAGCTATATTTTTTAAAACAATGCCGGTGCCTCTAACCACCGCTCTTAAAGGATCTTCTGCAATAAATACGGGTAATTCTGTCTTCTGTGATATTCGTTTATCAAGACCGCGCAACAGTGCTCCTCCTCCTGCGAGATATAATCCTGCATTATAAATGTCGGCAGCAAGTTCCGGCGGCGTCAATGAAAGCGTCACCATAATGGCATCTTCAATTCTTTGTATTGATTTATCTAAAGCTCTTGCAATTTCACGATAACTAACGTGTACCTCCTTAGGTTTTCCGGTAAGAAGATCCCTTCCGCGAACCGTTATGTCATCAGGAGCCGTTTCAAGTTCTTCCATAGCAGCTCCAACATCAATTTTTATTGCCTCTGCAGACGCCTCTCCAATATACAAATTATGGTGAGTTCTCATGTAATACAAGATATCATTGGTAAAAACATCACCGGCAATTTTTATCGATTTGTCGCAAATTATACCTCCAAGAGCAATAACGGCAATTTCGGTAGTTCCTCCTCCAACATCCACAATGATGTTTCCTTGAGGAAGCATAACATCCAGCCCCATTCCAATCGCAGCTGCCATAGGCTCATGAATTAAAAATACTTCTTTACCATTTACTCTTTCGCAAGACTCCTTTACTGCTCTCATTTCCACTTCCGTTATACCACTGGGAATACATACAATCATTCGCAATGCAGGAGTAAAAAAGTTTTTCTTCAATTCTGGTATGTTTTTTATAAACCAGCTGATCATTTTTTCCGAAGCATCAAAATCAGCAATAACGCCATCTTTTAGCGGTCGGATTGTTTTAATATTTTCATGTGTTTTACCCTGCATTAAACTAGCTTCTTTACCTACAGCGATAATTTTTCCATTCCTGATATCTCTTGCCACAATTGATGGACTATCTACTACGATTTTTCCGTCATAAATTATTAAAGTATTAGCCGTTCCTAAATCCATAGCTATTTCCACTATCATAAAATCAAATAAGCCCATAATATAGTTTTGTTTAAGAACGCTTTTGTTACTGCTTTATTCTCTAAAAACACGAAAATTTAACTACAATTCTTGCTCTCTGGCTGATATTTAGGTAAAAAACGAATTACAACTAACCAATTTTATAATTTTATTAATGAGAATTTTTGTTCAATGAGGCTCAATTTTTCTTTGTAAAGTAGTTGATTAGAAAAACGAAATATAGAAGTATTAATTTGAGATCATCAGGATACAAGAAGATTGTAATCCTTAAATTTTATTTCCTTAACAAATCAGCAACAACCTATATTCTCCTTCATTTTCTATTGGTGCTCTATGAATACAAGGCAAAACTTCTTGTTTTGGATGATCTACGGCCAATCGCCAAAGATGTCCTAAACCCAGATTAACAAGTTCTGCATCTGCATTTAGCTGATAATGCAGATCGAAATAATTTTCCTTCAAAAAGTCTTCGAATTCTTCTTCTGGTCCATCATGCAGCTCTTTTAACTTTGTTCGGATTTCCGGAATCAGGATTTTTTGTTCTGCTCCCGAATTAGAAACAATATCACTTGCCGCTCCGTGATACGTACATAAAAAAGTATCTGTTGCAATGGGCGAACGGTCAACATGAAACGAATACACATCTGTCGATATGAAATCAAATTCGTCGTCACGTTCATAACACTTTAGTAAATTAAGAGAAGGCGAAGCGCCAAAATCCGTTAATAATTGCAAATCGTTTAAGATTATTTCTCTTGCTATATTTCCCTTTTCTGATAATTGGAGCGCTATTAGATCCTCGGGATAAACTTCGGTTATGTTATCTTCTAAAGACAATTGCGCTACAATCTCATTAAAATCGCCATCCAAATTTCTGTACCAGCATAATGCGTTCCTTTCTCCTTTGAAATCAGTATTTATAAGCTCAGAAAAAGTAGAAACTAGTCCTATTTGGCTGTTGTCAGAAAATGTATTGTTCATCGTATATCTTAAGAAGCAAGTTACTTTATAGATTACAAAATTATATAATAGTAATCAGTTGCGGTGTTTTTATTGTTATAAACATTAGCTCCAAATCTCATTAAGTTAAATACTATATATAATCTTATTTGCAACATAAGATACTAAATCATTAATTATCTGAATCTTATACATTCTTTTTCACCTCTTTTTACTAATACTCATTTTAAAACCTAAAAAATAGGCAGAAAATACCACTTCGGGATTTCTGTGTACCCAAAATCGTACTTTTTTAATCCATTTACAAATTGTTATTAATCAACTTTGCTATATCAATTACTAATCTCATTGATACTGATTTTGAAAATTATTAAAAGCTTTCTATTTCATTATCAACGATGTAATTGTTATTTTTTTACTAACCCTAAACCTTTAAAAATGAAAAAATTATTAAAATTAACAAGTTTGCTTTTTATTACAGCATTAGTGTTTAACTCCTGCGAAAAGGAACAAGATTTAAATGCGCAGCAAAGCGTTAACAAAGACGAGAGCCAAATCGTCAACAATGAATTACAACAAAACACTAAAAAAGCCGCCGCATCAGCTGCTGCTGCATTAGCAGGTAGTGCCGGATCGAGAACAATCACTTTGCAAACCAATACATTATCATGTCCGGGTGGTTTGTGTACGTCTTATGGAGTTTGGTCTGAAGGTGTTTACACGGTTTGGTTCCAAATGAAATTTAATTCGGGATTTTACTGGAGCCGAGGCGGTAAATGCGGATACGGTATATTAATTGGTGACCAAAACACTGGTGGTGATCCGGGATGGGATGGAAATGGCGGAAGTGCCAGATTCATGTGGTATTGCCCAAATGGATCCAATTCTGCTAAAGGAAGCGGAGCTTATCTTCAGCCTTATGTGTATTATAGAGATCAGCCGGGGCAATTTGGTAATGATTTCGGAAAAAAATACTTCATCCAAGAAGGAGTTACTTATAACTGTCAGATATCTGTTAAGTTAAATACGGGATCTAGCACAAACGGATATGTCAAATATTATGTAAATGGAACAGAATTATTGAATCAAACCATTCGTTGGGTAACTAACGATTCTAAGCGAAATGTAAATGCAGTAAGTCTACACACTTTCCGAGGCGGAAGTCAGGAATATTGGAAAGCTCCGGTAACAAGTTCTATTACTTATCCAAGCGCGTCTTGGGATGCGCAATAGTTGTTATTCACTTTAAAACAATTTTGGTCGGAATAAAATAAAATCCAGCAACAAAATGATTTATAAATTATTCCGTAAAAGCCAATCACAAAAAAGCCCATTTCTTAGGAAATGGGCTTTTTTTTATAATGAACCTGCTTTTACAAAAGTCTGCCAACCACGCATTGTATCAATAAAACGTTCACTTAATCCGCCTTGACGCAAATAATCTGCCATTACAGGTAATTGCGGACTATCGTACATTGCGTCTGCTTTTACCTGAAGCGGAAAATCACGCTGAAGAATCGCTGCACGAGCAATAAGTACAAAATCACAACCTTCATCCAGAAGTTCTCCGGCACGTTGCGCACTCATAATTTTTCCTGCAGCACCTAAACGTACTCCCTTACGGGGAAGTTCGGTAAAAACGCTCAACATAGTTTTGCCTTTAAAAGTTCCTTCACGAACGATTTGAGCCGAATCCCACAAAGCTAAATCTAAATAATCGATTAATTCCCGATCAAAAATATCCGCGGTCACTTCCCGTAATTCCTCCAAAAGAAGTCCGTATCGCTCAATCGACAATCGCCATCCAATTTGAAAATCCGGGCCGCAAGCTTTGCGAATTCCTTCAATAACTTCAATTGTAAAACGAGCACGATTCTCCAGACTTCCACCGTATTTATCGGTTCTATCATTCAAATTTGGAGACATAAATTCCGAAAGAATCCATCCAAAAGCACCATGAACTGAAATTCCGTCAAATCCTGCCAGTTGAGCCCTTTTCGCAGCAGCGATAAAACTATCCTGAATTCGTTCTACTTCTTCGGTTGTAATTGCTTTGATTCCTTCTACTGTTTTTCCCGATGCAGGAGCCGGAATCCCTCCTATTGAAGCTTTGGCACGATGTCCGGCGTGATGCAATTGCACCGCTGATAATCCGCCTCCATTGCGAATAGAAGTTGCCATTTTGCTTAAACCCGATAAATGATTATCACTATGAATCCCTAACTGGCGCTCGAAAGCTATACCTCCGGCTTCTACGGTTGAGGCGCTGGTTTGAATTAATCCGTAACCGCCTTGAGAAAGTTGTTCCATCCAATATTGGTCGTATTCAGATGCTGTACCATCAAAATCACTTTGCTGACTCGTTAACGGCGCTAACATAAAACGATTTCTCATTGCCGAACCATGCAGCAAACTAAGAGGTTTAAATAAATCAGAAACAGACATATTATTTATTTTTTAAAGTTCTACTTATGTGAATTATTATCTGATGCAAAGTTGCTTAGAGATTGCTTCGGAAGAAATGGAGAATTTTTACTTTATAATGGACGTTTTGAATCTAATTTTCCAAAGTCATATTTTATTCTAAGTTTTTAAATCCTACCAATAACAGTATCTCGTAAGAAATCTGA is a window encoding:
- a CDS encoding NADH:flavin oxidoreductase yields the protein MSVSDLFKPLSLLHGSAMRNRFMLAPLTSQQSDFDGTASEYDQYWMEQLSQGGYGLIQTSASTVEAGGIAFERQLGIHSDNHLSGLSKMATSIRNGGGLSAVQLHHAGHRAKASIGGIPAPASGKTVEGIKAITTEEVERIQDSFIAAAKRAQLAGFDGISVHGAFGWILSEFMSPNLNDRTDKYGGSLENRARFTIEVIEGIRKACGPDFQIGWRLSIERYGLLLEELREVTADIFDRELIDYLDLALWDSAQIVREGTFKGKTMLSVFTELPRKGVRLGAAGKIMSAQRAGELLDEGCDFVLIARAAILQRDFPLQVKADAMYDSPQLPVMADYLRQGGLSERFIDTMRGWQTFVKAGSL
- a CDS encoding HYR domain-containing protein codes for the protein MAFLSLFWCFSMSLFAQGTSPAPQNLPYVQDFSLLEATSTAYPSGLQGWTASTIPGSSYNTNAVLVGDRALTASSSASTTSGNIHNYNGKIGFLNSGSLDLTIGLAINTLTKSGIVVQYDAMVIRNPYDGTANTRINEMVLQYRIGESSVFTTLPSTSYLSNTVKQTTSGVTSPLNPVTISVILPTECDNQPVVQLRWISRQNSGAGSRPSFAIDNITIQNDTTPPAYADGYPKIENILSNGFDFSTQLNETGKTYFVLLASGSSKPSASQIKSGLDANGNAALQSGIFDVTDKTLAYTKSISNLTIDTDYVVYAISEDSYGNIQTDSNQLNVKTSNVLVPSISITKNIIDFGFSEQNFASKTSSYQIQALHLNDVVTVTASNNFTISKNPNDSFQSSLVFNVQDFDTNNTPTVYVRFTPNGTGNFSGQIDHQTSGASTKTVLLTGTGINPYSQNFNDVNVLTNSGWTAYSVAGDKIKWASTSSRFNSSPAAVSINGYAENGASKDWLISPRLHLDSFDKFPLLSFYSRKFYSGPNLKLMVSVNYDGTSSPETATWTEIEGDFPLTTGVFKASNFINLSAYKSDNTYIAWVYETTASGADNAAEWTIDDVSITNEATFLASNPNLNFSETNANSTSDSQSFIFMAGGYGDFTISAPTNFQLALDNTNFQSSITVSANDALVGKTIYARFAPSVKALSLEGSLTVTSTGLNQQIGRFTGSSFPKSETFDIVSYNLEFFGSDVVGTSGEFGPIDDALQVENVAKVMNKLNADVYVVQEVSDEAALESLIQKISVNGKTFDKSISPAWSYSFSPPDPLFPPQKLVVIYNTQTTKVNKTRVMFNTLYDNIRAGNTSLPNYPGGNSSSFFASGRLPYLVNVETNINGVKKEINIIDLHGRANSGTDISKYNMRKYDAELLKDSLDVEFPDANFMILGDYNDDVDVSVITPNPSSYQKIVEDTARYNALTLEISKAGAYSYLASGGFLDHIIISNELTNEYIPNSTTVYDPRLDIPNYVNTTSDHGPVIARFDFKKAAQSINFPSITITDATSYDLNATATSSLAVTYASSNEAIAKISNGKIQVISAGTVTITASQSGNEYYLAAADVTQSLTITDTKLPVITAPATITQSNDTGICGAKITYVAPVGTDNFPGATTVQTAGLASGTVFPVGVTTNTFKVTDASGNTATTSFNVIVKDTELPILSCQENIIQKKDNRINGAVVTYSTPLATDNCSAITVTQTSGLKSGSVFPMGITTNTFKVVDAAGNTTSCSFTVNIVKTLPPDCEPNGGVSIKAYPNPATDFVNFTVKADKPKNMTIKLYDIFGFQVVTPVEITGNATENTVQIDISRLWRGIYIYTLSSGNKILSINKIIKK
- a CDS encoding DUF1826 domain-containing protein; this encodes MNNTFSDNSQIGLVSTFSELINTDFKGERNALCWYRNLDGDFNEIVAQLSLEDNITEVYPEDLIALQLSEKGNIAREIILNDLQLLTDFGASPSLNLLKCYERDDEFDFISTDVYSFHVDRSPIATDTFLCTYHGAASDIVSNSGAEQKILIPEIRTKLKELHDGPEEEFEDFLKENYFDLHYQLNADAELVNLGLGHLWRLAVDHPKQEVLPCIHRAPIENEGEYRLLLIC
- a CDS encoding rod shape-determining protein, giving the protein MGLFDFMIVEIAMDLGTANTLIIYDGKIVVDSPSIVARDIRNGKIIAVGKEASLMQGKTHENIKTIRPLKDGVIADFDASEKMISWFIKNIPELKKNFFTPALRMIVCIPSGITEVEMRAVKESCERVNGKEVFLIHEPMAAAIGMGLDVMLPQGNIIVDVGGGTTEIAVIALGGIICDKSIKIAGDVFTNDILYYMRTHHNLYIGEASAEAIKIDVGAAMEELETAPDDITVRGRDLLTGKPKEVHVSYREIARALDKSIQRIEDAIMVTLSLTPPELAADIYNAGLYLAGGGALLRGLDKRISQKTELPVFIAEDPLRAVVRGTGIVLKNIAKYKSVLIK
- a CDS encoding polysaccharide lyase, which produces MKKLLKLTSLLFITALVFNSCEKEQDLNAQQSVNKDESQIVNNELQQNTKKAAASAAAALAGSAGSRTITLQTNTLSCPGGLCTSYGVWSEGVYTVWFQMKFNSGFYWSRGGKCGYGILIGDQNTGGDPGWDGNGGSARFMWYCPNGSNSAKGSGAYLQPYVYYRDQPGQFGNDFGKKYFIQEGVTYNCQISVKLNTGSSTNGYVKYYVNGTELLNQTIRWVTNDSKRNVNAVSLHTFRGGSQEYWKAPVTSSITYPSASWDAQ